A DNA window from Thermococcus sp. 4557 contains the following coding sequences:
- the cas6 gene encoding CRISPR-associated endoribonuclease Cas6 encodes MRLKVSFRAPSDTGPLRPNKHAVQGFIYNMLKGTEYGARHDQPRFKFFTFSDFFKENSRWTFLVSSPDRDFIRALYSAIKEKDRLYIGTHELYLAELRKFNLPLKNRFQTGSPVVLYLDAEANEYFKLHAHRDLTFFLERLKENAEKKYNAFYDDDFILEGPIFDRMIPKVRKNGKLDVYVKVVKNGVPFPVIGSNWELLERDRIRPSERRFYRFIMDTGLGEKNSLGFGFLNPIRGGNSA; translated from the coding sequence ATGAGGCTCAAAGTGTCCTTTAGGGCACCCTCTGATACCGGCCCCCTCCGCCCCAACAAGCACGCGGTGCAGGGCTTCATATACAACATGCTGAAAGGTACTGAGTACGGCGCCAGACACGATCAGCCCCGTTTCAAGTTCTTCACGTTCTCTGACTTCTTCAAGGAGAACTCCAGATGGACGTTCCTTGTATCATCACCCGATAGAGACTTCATAAGGGCCCTGTACTCGGCGATCAAGGAGAAGGACAGACTGTACATCGGCACCCACGAGCTTTATCTGGCCGAACTCAGGAAGTTCAACCTCCCGTTAAAGAATCGCTTTCAGACGGGTTCCCCGGTGGTTCTGTACCTGGACGCAGAGGCAAACGAGTATTTCAAGCTCCATGCCCACCGTGACCTCACATTCTTCCTTGAAAGGCTCAAGGAAAACGCAGAGAAGAAGTACAACGCATTCTATGACGACGATTTCATACTGGAGGGGCCGATATTCGACAGGATGATACCAAAAGTCCGAAAAAACGGCAAGCTCGACGTGTACGTCAAGGTTGTCAAAAACGGTGTTCCATTCCCGGTAATAGGTTCCAACTGGGAGCTCCTTGAGAGGGACAGAATCCGGCCCTCTGAAAGGCGCTTTTACCGCTTCATAATGGACACCGGCCTGGGTGAAAAGAACAGTCTCGGGTTCGGCTTTTTGAACCCGATTCGGGGTGGTAACAGTGCTTGA
- a CDS encoding TIGR01177 family methyltransferase encodes MLYLEILGNLPEMARDEVKAMLELAGGEIAGQDYLFLKLDADETAFPYLDRLGLSHEYGELIVEADSIEELLRKAEEVDWPIKGTFKVDTETMANCRHDVLDLPRKLGAVIHAQGFRVNLSKPDTLVRVYCGEKVYAGIRLRFFDPKDFEGRKAHHRPFFRPISLHPRVSRALVNLTKATREILDPMMGAGGILMEAGLLGLKVYGVDIRPEMVEGAEMNLRHYGMRNYELKLGDATRLKELFSGKKFEAVATDPPYGTSATLAGRERDELYRKVLESIYGVLEGGGRLAIAFPTSFDGEAEAEKVGFKLVGKYYQRVHKSLERYFYVFEK; translated from the coding sequence ATGCTCTACCTGGAAATCCTTGGAAACCTTCCGGAGATGGCAAGGGACGAAGTGAAGGCCATGCTGGAACTGGCCGGCGGAGAGATAGCCGGGCAGGACTACCTGTTCCTGAAGCTCGATGCAGATGAGACTGCCTTCCCCTACCTCGACCGGCTCGGCCTCTCTCACGAATATGGGGAGCTCATTGTGGAGGCCGACTCCATAGAGGAGCTCCTCCGGAAGGCCGAAGAGGTGGACTGGCCGATTAAAGGAACCTTTAAGGTCGACACCGAGACCATGGCCAACTGCAGGCACGACGTTCTCGACCTGCCCAGGAAGCTCGGCGCGGTTATTCACGCCCAGGGCTTCAGGGTAAACCTTTCGAAGCCGGACACGCTCGTCCGGGTTTACTGCGGCGAGAAAGTCTACGCCGGGATAAGGCTCCGCTTCTTCGACCCCAAGGACTTTGAGGGCAGAAAGGCCCACCACAGGCCGTTTTTCAGGCCGATTTCTCTCCACCCGAGGGTCTCCCGCGCGCTGGTGAACCTCACGAAGGCCACCCGGGAAATCCTCGACCCCATGATGGGCGCCGGCGGAATCCTCATGGAGGCGGGACTGCTCGGCCTTAAGGTCTATGGAGTCGATATACGGCCGGAGATGGTTGAAGGTGCGGAGATGAACCTCAGGCACTACGGGATGAGGAACTACGAGCTCAAACTCGGCGATGCGACGAGGCTGAAGGAGCTGTTTTCGGGGAAGAAGTTCGAGGCCGTCGCCACCGACCCGCCCTACGGGACCTCCGCAACCCTCGCAGGCAGGGAGAGGGACGAGCTGTACAGGAAGGTGCTGGAGAGCATCTACGGTGTCCTTGAGGGGGGCGGAAGGCTGGCGATAGCATTCCCAACGAGCTTCGACGGGGAGGCGGAAGCTGAAAAGGTGGGCTTCAAACTGGTAGGAAAGTACTACCAGCGCGTGCACAAGAGCCTCGAAAGGTACTTCTACGTGTTTGAGAAGTGA